A window from Shewanella livingstonensis encodes these proteins:
- a CDS encoding uracil-DNA glycosylase family protein produces MDMTPLLTQVKNCQLCASELVDGVRPVVQIDPQAKVLIIGQAPGRKVHLSGIPFDDASGDRLRQWLGVTREVFYDAKQIAIMPMGFCYPGSYTASTINNKGRSGDLPPRSECAPKWHDLLLQHLTQVQLVLLVGQYAQQYYLPNKPKTLTETVQLWRTFGPRYIPLPHPSPRNNIWLSRNPWFEDELLSHIRQRVAIALA; encoded by the coding sequence ATTGATATGACACCATTACTGACTCAAGTTAAAAATTGCCAGCTTTGTGCATCTGAGTTAGTCGATGGTGTGCGGCCTGTGGTGCAAATTGATCCGCAAGCGAAAGTGCTGATCATTGGCCAAGCACCTGGGCGTAAAGTGCATTTGTCTGGGATTCCGTTTGACGATGCCAGTGGCGACCGATTACGCCAGTGGTTAGGTGTTACTCGAGAGGTGTTTTACGATGCTAAGCAAATTGCGATTATGCCGATGGGCTTTTGTTATCCTGGCAGTTACACTGCAAGTACCATTAATAACAAGGGGAGATCAGGCGACTTACCCCCTCGTTCAGAATGTGCACCTAAGTGGCATGACTTGTTACTGCAACACTTAACTCAAGTGCAATTGGTGTTGCTAGTAGGGCAATATGCCCAGCAATATTATCTACCTAACAAGCCTAAAACATTAACTGAAACCGTACAGCTATGGCGCACGTTTGGGCCGCGTTACATTCCACTACCACATCCTAGCCCGCGCAATAATATTTGGCTTAGTCGTAACCCATGGTTTGAAGATGAGTTACTGAGTCATATTCGTCAACGTGTTGCCATTGCCTTAGCGTGA
- a CDS encoding DUF692 domain-containing protein encodes MPDTRITEDFLGFGLGLRTDHFEHILQHQPDIDWFEVLSENYLVAGGKPRYYLEAIAEQYPVVMHGVSMSIGSTDPLDMDYLKALKKLSNDIQPKWISDHICWTSIHGVNSHDLLPLPYTEETVNHVAQRVKQVQDVLGRRILLENVSSYLSYQDSTMDEWDFLSQVAEAADCLILLDINNIYVSARNHHFNPLDYLKKIDPRRVQQFHLAGHTDYGDYVIDTHDHDIPPSVWTLYQAALERFGPVSTMIERDANIPEFPALYNELLEAKHIAQLTLPEHPALARSRFGSSTLNPKGKPASACSHHATAQRIRG; translated from the coding sequence ATGCCAGATACGCGCATTACAGAAGACTTTCTCGGATTTGGCTTAGGCTTACGCACTGATCACTTCGAGCATATTTTACAGCATCAACCAGACATTGATTGGTTTGAAGTGCTGTCAGAAAACTACTTAGTTGCTGGCGGTAAACCGCGTTACTATCTTGAAGCGATTGCTGAACAATATCCTGTGGTAATGCATGGTGTGTCGATGTCAATTGGCAGCACCGACCCATTAGATATGGACTACCTTAAGGCATTAAAAAAGCTCAGCAATGACATTCAACCCAAATGGATATCTGATCATATTTGCTGGACCTCTATTCACGGTGTCAACAGCCACGACTTATTACCGCTGCCTTATACCGAAGAAACCGTTAACCATGTGGCACAGCGCGTTAAACAAGTACAAGACGTACTCGGTCGTCGTATTTTATTAGAAAATGTGTCGAGTTATTTGTCTTACCAAGACTCAACCATGGATGAATGGGATTTTTTAAGCCAAGTGGCTGAAGCGGCAGATTGCTTGATTTTACTCGACATCAATAATATTTATGTCAGCGCCCGTAATCATCATTTTAACCCTCTCGATTACCTTAAAAAAATCGATCCTCGCCGAGTACAACAATTTCATTTGGCCGGCCACACAGATTATGGCGACTATGTTATTGATACCCACGACCACGATATTCCGCCATCCGTATGGACCTTGTACCAAGCCGCACTTGAACGTTTTGGGCCAGTAAGCACCATGATTGAGCGCGATGCTAATATTCCAGAATTCCCGGCGTTATATAATGAATTACTTGAAGCAAAACATATTGCACAGTTAACCTTACCCGAGCATCCAGCATTAGCCCGCTCACGTTTTGGCTCAAGTACTCTGAACCCTAAAGGTAAGCCAGCGTCTGCATGCAGCCACCACGCTACTGCGCAAAGGATCAGGGGGTAA
- a CDS encoding MAPEG family protein, translating to MQTILICLLIALLLPYAAKVPLAMAMAKLGKYDNNHPRAQQAELTGYGARAHAGHQNAFESLIIFGIAVLTALMTHNVTDVVALLAIVHVVARLVYHVMYLLNYGTLRSLSWFVGIGASIGIFCQAF from the coding sequence ATGCAGACGATACTGATATGTTTATTGATTGCCCTGTTACTGCCTTACGCGGCAAAAGTACCGTTAGCAATGGCAATGGCTAAATTGGGCAAATATGATAATAATCATCCGCGGGCGCAACAAGCTGAGTTAACCGGTTATGGTGCACGAGCGCATGCAGGGCATCAAAATGCTTTTGAGTCGTTGATTATTTTTGGCATTGCAGTGTTAACAGCGTTAATGACTCATAATGTTACCGATGTCGTTGCGTTATTAGCTATTGTGCATGTGGTTGCGCGGCTGGTTTACCATGTTATGTACTTATTGAATTACGGCACTCTGCGGTCATTGTCGTGGTTTGTTGGGATCGGTGCCTCTATTGGTATATTTTGCCAAGCATTTTAA